CGTTGATGGCGCTGACGATGCTGCTGTTCACGATGCTGGTGTAGCGGGGCATCATCTGGAAGACGGCCTCGCAGGCGTCCTTGTACTTCTGCACGGGCGGCATGTCGGGTGTGAGGCTGAACGCGCCCAGGTACGCGCCGCTGCGGGGCATTTCGGCGGTGGCTTCCAGGTAGTCGGCGTGCGAGACGCCGTGGAAGTGGTCTACGCCGAAGCCCAGGCAGGCGAGCAGCTTTTTCGGACCGCGTAGTTCGTTCACGGCGACGAGACTGGTGGCGTCCTCGTGCGGGGTGCCCAGCCCGGACTCGTCACCGCGCATGAGTGAATCGGTGCCGCCGTCCACGAGGATGACTGTGTCGATGTTCAGGTGGTTCACGAGGGCCTCGTAAGCGCTCTTCAGCGGCTGCACGCCCACCTTCCGCAGCGCGTACACGGTGCCCGGTTCGCCCTGAGTGACCAGCCATCGGCTCAGCCAGTATTCCGGGAAGTACTCGCCGGGCTGCGCGTTCAGGTCCGGCGTGACCGGCACCACCGCGTGCGGCAGCGGGCCGTTCGGGCTGAGGCCCAGGCTGGTGAAGGAGTAGTTCGCCAGGGTCACCTCCTTTCCATCGGCCTTCAGGGCGAAGTACAGCGGCAGCCCGCAGAACACGTCGAACCCGCCGCCCATCCCGGCGATCAGCACGCGGCGCGAGTCCTGAAGTTCCCGGAAGAAGGGCGGCTGAAGGGAATTCATCTGCGTCCATTCTCGCAGGCGGTGAGGGAGGCCGCCGCCCAGGTTCGCAGTCCGCTCGCGACTGCCGGGAACCGGGTTCTGGTTCGATCTCGGTTACGCCGGGTACGTCCCGATCCGGTCGCGCAGCAGTTCGAAGAAGCCGTCGGCTTTCACGTGGGTCATGACCTGTGCGTTGGGGGCGTTCCCGGTGACGTGCCAGAGGTCGGCGACGGTGCGGCCGTGGCTGGGGCCGCCGCTCAGGTCGATCTGGACGTGCATGGGTTGCACGGTGAACAGGTCGGGGCGCAGCAGGT
The Deinococcus sedimenti DNA segment above includes these coding regions:
- a CDS encoding DUF1152 domain-containing protein encodes the protein MNSLQPPFFRELQDSRRVLIAGMGGGFDVFCGLPLYFALKADGKEVTLANYSFTSLGLSPNGPLPHAVVPVTPDLNAQPGEYFPEYWLSRWLVTQGEPGTVYALRKVGVQPLKSAYEALVNHLNIDTVILVDGGTDSLMRGDESGLGTPHEDATSLVAVNELRGPKKLLACLGFGVDHFHGVSHADYLEATAEMPRSGAYLGAFSLTPDMPPVQKYKDACEAVFQMMPRYTSIVNSSIVSAINGQYGNHHATSRTHGSELWINPLMGLYWTYHLPAVARRIQYYQPMLDTVTLSDVGLVIERHREEVPIRPRVNIPV